A single region of the Novosphingobium sp. SL115 genome encodes:
- the guaB gene encoding IMP dehydrogenase: protein MDIPLGLTFDDVLLRPAESDLVPSQANTSTRLTKGIALNIPILSSAMDTVTEADMAIVMAQLGGIGVLHRNLSIEEQCAAVRAVKRFESGMVVNPITIAPDATLGEANAIMRANKISGIPVVEATGKLVGILTNRDVRFADNPNQPVRELMTHENLATVKLGASGDDARRLLHQRRIEKLLVVDDSFHCIGLITVKDIEKAVTFPNATKDAAGRLRVAAATTVGEKGLLRTQALIEAECDVVIIDTAHGHNRDVARAVEAAKKLSNSVQVIAGNVATAEATRSLIDAGADGVKIGIGPGSICTTRIVAGVGVPQLTAVMECAAEAEKSGVPVIADGGLRTSGDAAKALAAGASTVMIGSMLAGTEEAPGETFLYQGRAYKSYRGMGSVGAMARGSADRYFQQDIKDQMKLVPEGIEGQVPYKGPAKDVVHQLVGGIKAAMGYTGSATIEDLRKRAKFVRITNAGLRESHVHDVTITREAPNYKVG from the coding sequence ATGGATATCCCTCTCGGCCTTACCTTTGATGACGTGTTGTTGCGTCCTGCCGAGTCGGATCTGGTGCCATCTCAGGCCAATACCAGCACCCGGTTGACCAAGGGCATTGCGCTTAACATTCCGATCTTGTCGTCTGCCATGGACACGGTGACCGAAGCTGACATGGCCATTGTCATGGCGCAGCTTGGCGGTATCGGTGTGCTCCACCGCAACCTTTCCATCGAAGAACAGTGCGCTGCGGTCCGGGCGGTGAAGCGTTTCGAAAGCGGCATGGTCGTCAATCCCATCACCATCGCGCCTGACGCGACGCTGGGTGAAGCCAATGCCATCATGCGCGCAAACAAGATCAGCGGCATTCCGGTGGTTGAAGCAACGGGTAAACTGGTGGGTATTCTCACCAATCGCGACGTGCGCTTTGCCGACAATCCGAACCAGCCGGTGCGTGAACTGATGACGCACGAAAACCTTGCAACGGTAAAGCTAGGCGCCAGCGGTGATGATGCGCGCCGCCTGTTGCACCAGCGCCGGATTGAAAAGCTGCTGGTGGTGGACGATTCGTTCCACTGCATCGGCCTTATCACGGTCAAGGACATCGAAAAGGCGGTGACATTCCCCAACGCCACCAAGGATGCCGCAGGCCGCCTGCGCGTGGCTGCTGCCACGACCGTTGGCGAAAAGGGCCTGCTGCGCACCCAGGCGCTGATCGAAGCGGAATGTGACGTGGTCATCATCGACACCGCGCACGGCCATAACCGTGACGTTGCGCGCGCTGTTGAAGCAGCGAAGAAGCTGTCCAATTCGGTGCAGGTCATCGCGGGCAATGTTGCCACCGCAGAAGCCACCCGCTCGCTGATTGACGCTGGCGCGGATGGTGTGAAGATCGGCATCGGGCCGGGTTCCATCTGCACCACCCGCATCGTTGCGGGCGTGGGCGTGCCACAGCTTACTGCGGTTATGGAATGTGCTGCGGAAGCGGAAAAGTCTGGCGTTCCGGTGATCGCCGATGGCGGCTTGCGCACGTCGGGCGATGCTGCCAAGGCGCTGGCCGCAGGCGCCAGCACGGTAATGATCGGATCGATGCTGGCCGGCACCGAAGAAGCGCCGGGCGAGACGTTCCTTTATCAAGGGCGCGCCTACAAATCCTATCGCGGAATGGGTTCGGTCGGTGCAATGGCGCGCGGCAGTGCGGATCGGTATTTCCAGCAGGATATCAAGGACCAGATGAAGCTGGTGCCCGAAGGCATCGAAGGTCAGGTGCCCTACAAGGGACCAGCCAAGGATGTGGTTCATCAACTTGTCGGCGGGATCAAGGCGGCGATGGGCTATACCGGCAGCGCCACCATCGAAGATCTGCGCAAGCGCGCCAAGTTCGTGCGCATCACTAATGCGGGCCTGCGCGAAAGCCACGTCCATGACGTGACGATCACGCGCGAGGCGCCGAACTACAAGGTTGGCTGA
- a CDS encoding RsmB/NOP family class I SAM-dependent RNA methyltransferase, translating into MTPSARVQAAIDILDAVIAAARGQGASADRITAEWFRARRFVGSKDRRAIRELAWRAIRACGEIPESGRAAMLRVGQSDPAIAALFDGSTYGPAPIRAGETLAQGGIAPEWLVQRMVASGIDEQEQSALLGRAPLDLRANILKTTRDDLRARLPVDALNVPAPHGLRLPAGTAAETWPEFVDGLFEVQDAGSQLACMALDVQPGEAVVDLCAGGGGKTLALGAAMAGQGALLACDIDRGRLQRLPDRATRAGVVAETRLLNPGREVEMLTDWEGKADAVMVDAPCSGTGTWRRNPEARWRLDPRAIERYCAMQANVLDIGARLVRPGGRLTYVVCSLLDAEGADRIDAFLAVNPSWELATPALPAGRSRGKGWRLTPFHDGTDGFFFATIVSRVN; encoded by the coding sequence GTGACTCCCTCCGCGCGCGTTCAGGCGGCGATTGACATCTTGGATGCGGTGATCGCTGCCGCGCGGGGGCAGGGCGCTTCGGCCGACAGGATCACAGCAGAATGGTTTCGGGCGCGGCGGTTCGTCGGTTCGAAGGATCGTCGCGCTATTCGTGAACTGGCATGGAGAGCGATCCGCGCCTGTGGCGAAATTCCCGAATCTGGCCGCGCGGCGATGTTGCGCGTCGGCCAGTCTGATCCGGCCATAGCCGCTCTGTTTGATGGCTCTACCTATGGTCCCGCGCCGATTCGGGCGGGCGAAACATTGGCCCAAGGCGGTATTGCTCCTGAATGGTTGGTGCAGCGCATGGTTGCATCGGGGATAGATGAGCAGGAGCAGTCGGCGCTGTTGGGCCGCGCTCCGCTCGATCTGCGGGCAAACATACTCAAGACCACGCGCGACGATTTGCGGGCGCGCTTGCCGGTAGATGCGTTGAACGTGCCTGCACCGCATGGCCTTCGCCTGCCTGCGGGCACGGCTGCGGAAACGTGGCCAGAATTTGTCGATGGCCTGTTTGAAGTGCAGGATGCGGGCAGCCAACTTGCCTGTATGGCGCTGGATGTGCAGCCGGGTGAGGCTGTGGTCGATCTGTGCGCGGGCGGTGGCGGCAAGACGCTGGCGCTTGGCGCCGCGATGGCAGGGCAGGGCGCGCTGCTCGCCTGCGATATTGACCGGGGCCGCCTGCAACGCCTGCCAGATCGCGCCACGCGTGCCGGCGTTGTGGCGGAAACCCGCCTGCTTAACCCGGGGCGCGAGGTTGAGATGCTGACCGATTGGGAGGGCAAGGCCGATGCGGTCATGGTCGATGCGCCCTGTTCGGGCACCGGCACATGGCGGCGCAACCCCGAAGCGCGCTGGCGTCTCGATCCGCGTGCGATCGAACGCTATTGCGCGATGCAGGCCAACGTCCTCGACATTGGCGCAAGGCTGGTCCGTCCGGGCGGCCGACTGACTTATGTGGTCTGTTCGCTGCTGGATGCCGAAGGGGCGGATCGGATCGATGCTTTCCTTGCGGTCAATCCGAGCTGGGAACTGGCGACGCCAGCGCTTCCTGCAGGCCGGTCGCGCGGCAAGGGCTGGCGGTTGACGCCTTTTCACGATGGGACCGACGGGTTTTTCTTCGCAACAATCGTATCGCGTGTTAACTGA
- a CDS encoding 3-hydroxybutyrate dehydrogenase — protein MFLKGKCALVTGSTSGIGLAYARALAAEGADVVLNGFGDPAEIAKLCDELGAISGGRAIYAPADLTKREGTEAMMAAALAEFGAVDILINNAGMQHVAPVEDFPVEKWDAIIALNLTSAFDACRLAIPGMKAKGWGRIIFTASAHSLTASPFKAAYVSAKHGIAGLAKTLALELATHGVTANCISPGYVWTPLVENQIPDTMKARGLTREQVINDVMLVRQPTKEFVQPEDLAALALFLCRHEARNITGANYNMDGGWVAE, from the coding sequence ATGTTCCTGAAGGGCAAGTGCGCGCTTGTGACCGGCTCAACTTCCGGCATCGGCCTCGCCTATGCACGGGCGCTGGCGGCTGAGGGCGCCGATGTGGTGCTCAACGGCTTTGGCGATCCGGCGGAAATTGCCAAATTGTGCGACGAACTGGGGGCAATCAGCGGGGGCAGGGCGATCTATGCCCCAGCAGATCTGACCAAGCGTGAAGGCACCGAAGCGATGATGGCGGCGGCCCTTGCCGAATTTGGCGCGGTGGACATCCTTATCAACAATGCAGGTATGCAGCACGTCGCCCCGGTGGAAGATTTCCCGGTCGAAAAGTGGGACGCGATCATCGCGCTTAACCTGACATCGGCGTTCGATGCCTGCCGTCTGGCGATTCCGGGCATGAAAGCAAAGGGCTGGGGGCGCATCATCTTTACCGCGTCGGCCCACTCGCTCACGGCATCGCCGTTCAAGGCGGCCTATGTTTCTGCCAAGCACGGCATTGCGGGGCTGGCCAAGACGCTGGCGCTGGAACTGGCGACTCATGGCGTCACGGCCAATTGCATCAGTCCCGGCTATGTCTGGACGCCGCTGGTGGAAAACCAGATTCCCGATACCATGAAGGCGCGCGGGCTTACCCGCGAACAGGTCATCAACGATGTGATGCTGGTGCGCCAGCCGACCAAGGAATTCGTTCAGCCTGAAGACCTTGCCGCGCTGGCGTTGTTCCTGTGCCGCCATGAAGCGCGCAACATTACCGGCGCAAATTATAATATGGATGGAGGTTGGGTGGCGGAATAA
- the ypfJ gene encoding KPN_02809 family neutral zinc metallopeptidase has product MRLDDFDSSINVEDQRGGGGSRFPMGGGGKVGCGSIVIALIAAVVFGVDPAQMLGSLQQGQMQAPAQQQQGGTSLAESCSVNEFSRETCNALSSLNKTWEPLFRQANIPFQTPKLVFYSQAGQSGCGAAQSAMGPFYCPADNGIYIDTDFYTEMDKQMGAGGDFARVYVMAHEYGHHIQNALGTSDQVRQLQQRSPSQANQLSVKLELQADCYAGVWAGRNRDRIEAGDIEEGMRAAHQIGDDALMKAAGRRPAEEAFTHGSSAQRMQWLRKGLETADEDQCDTFAGA; this is encoded by the coding sequence ATGCGTCTCGACGATTTCGACAGTTCCATCAATGTCGAAGACCAGCGCGGTGGCGGCGGTAGCCGATTCCCCATGGGCGGCGGCGGAAAAGTGGGTTGCGGGTCCATTGTCATCGCGCTGATTGCGGCTGTGGTGTTCGGGGTGGATCCAGCACAGATGCTTGGTTCGCTTCAGCAGGGACAGATGCAGGCACCTGCGCAACAGCAACAGGGCGGTACCTCGCTTGCTGAAAGTTGTTCAGTCAACGAATTCAGCCGCGAGACCTGCAACGCACTGTCATCGTTGAACAAAACGTGGGAGCCGCTATTCCGGCAGGCCAATATCCCGTTCCAGACGCCCAAGTTGGTGTTCTATTCGCAGGCGGGCCAATCGGGCTGCGGTGCGGCGCAAAGCGCAATGGGGCCGTTTTATTGCCCGGCAGACAACGGCATTTACATCGACACCGATTTCTACACCGAAATGGACAAGCAGATGGGCGCTGGCGGTGACTTTGCCCGCGTTTATGTAATGGCGCACGAATATGGCCATCATATCCAGAACGCGCTGGGCACATCCGATCAGGTTCGCCAGTTGCAGCAGCGCAGCCCCAGTCAGGCAAACCAGTTGTCGGTAAAGCTGGAACTGCAGGCAGACTGCTATGCCGGGGTGTGGGCCGGGCGCAACCGGGACCGGATCGAAGCGGGCGATATCGAAGAAGGTATGCGTGCCGCGCACCAGATTGGCGATGATGCGCTGATGAAGGCCGCTGGCCGTCGCCCTGCGGAAGAAGCCTTTACCCACGGCAGTTCGGCCCAGCGCATGCAGTGGCTGCGCAAAGGGCTGGAAACCGCCGATGAGGACCAGTGCGATACCTTTGCCGGCGCCTGA
- a CDS encoding M28 family metallopeptidase — translation MELALKAHVETLASDDFDGREPGTEGETKTLRYLARQWFDIGLEAGTNIPGSGWFAPVELVEREPVLSRASFLRGRKRVTLPADSVFVVTSGLRSLVQDAPLLFVGQAMAPTLSRAELAGRVAVMLDSLPDGTDPLRGSERAGRLLDAGALAVLTVLDDERGLEDVIARRRRAGYAVAGDRIGNEIEAFVSPTTTELLLAGTPYATLAKLRTDAASSAFVPYLLGAAGTFEATSRETRIKTHNLIGRLPGRNPGAGAVLVLAHWDHFGECAAAPAEDLICNGAIDNASGLAVVTETARALAKGRPLERDVYFLATTGEELGLLGAIAFAENPPIPLDRIVAAFNVDSTGLVPAGRPVGIVGKGMTPLDPLIGEVIRKTKRRLAPGDGANAYIRRQDSWVLMRHDVPTVMVSSSYGDMERIERFMEDTYHRPTDQAGAGIDYSGMADDVQLQVELVRAFADPKRYRVGQIPAPLPGTQKRNLTP, via the coding sequence TTGGAATTGGCGCTCAAGGCCCATGTCGAAACGCTGGCCAGCGATGATTTCGACGGGCGGGAACCCGGAACCGAAGGCGAAACCAAAACGCTGCGTTATCTGGCCCGGCAGTGGTTCGATATCGGGTTGGAAGCGGGCACCAACATTCCGGGCAGCGGGTGGTTTGCACCTGTCGAACTGGTGGAACGCGAACCTGTGTTGTCCCGCGCCAGCTTTCTGCGTGGGCGCAAGCGGGTAACTCTTCCCGCCGACAGCGTATTCGTGGTTACATCGGGTCTGCGCTCTCTGGTGCAGGATGCACCGCTGCTGTTCGTGGGACAAGCGATGGCGCCAACTCTGTCGCGCGCCGAACTGGCGGGTCGGGTGGCAGTCATGCTTGATAGCCTGCCCGATGGGACCGATCCTTTGCGGGGTAGCGAACGCGCCGGGAGACTGCTCGATGCCGGGGCTTTGGCGGTGCTGACTGTGTTGGATGACGAGCGGGGCCTTGAAGACGTGATCGCACGTCGTCGCCGTGCGGGCTATGCCGTCGCTGGGGACCGCATCGGTAACGAAATCGAAGCCTTCGTTTCGCCAACCACCACTGAACTGCTGTTGGCCGGAACGCCGTATGCGACACTGGCAAAGCTGCGTACCGATGCTGCGTCGTCAGCTTTTGTGCCTTATCTTTTGGGTGCTGCTGGGACGTTCGAGGCGACCAGTCGTGAAACCCGGATCAAGACGCACAATCTTATCGGCCGACTGCCAGGGCGCAATCCCGGCGCAGGCGCGGTGCTTGTGCTGGCGCACTGGGACCATTTTGGCGAATGTGCCGCAGCCCCTGCAGAAGACCTGATCTGCAATGGCGCAATCGATAATGCCAGCGGCCTTGCCGTGGTCACCGAGACGGCGCGGGCGCTGGCCAAGGGGCGCCCGCTGGAGCGCGATGTCTATTTCCTTGCCACCACGGGCGAGGAACTGGGCCTGCTGGGCGCCATTGCCTTTGCCGAAAACCCGCCAATCCCGCTTGATCGCATTGTTGCCGCTTTCAATGTCGATAGCACCGGCCTTGTTCCGGCAGGGCGCCCGGTGGGCATCGTGGGGAAGGGGATGACCCCGCTTGACCCCTTGATTGGTGAGGTCATTCGCAAGACCAAGCGAAGGCTGGCTCCGGGTGATGGAGCCAATGCCTATATCCGGCGGCAGGATAGCTGGGTGCTGATGCGGCACGATGTGCCCACGGTCATGGTCAGCAGCAGTTATGGTGACATGGAACGCATCGAACGCTTCATGGAAGACACCTATCATCGCCCGACCGATCAGGCCGGGGCGGGGATCGATTATTCCGGCATGGCTGATGACGTGCAATTGCAGGTGGAACTGGTGCGCGCCTTTGCCGATCCCAAGCGGTATCGCGTGGGCCAGATTCCGGCTCCATTGCCGGGCACGCAAAAGCGCAATCTTACCCCCTAG